From the genome of Solanum stenotomum isolate F172 unplaced genomic scaffold, ASM1918654v1 scaffold24438, whole genome shotgun sequence:
AATTTGTACATAATAGTACATTCTTATCGatcaatttgattttaaaggttatcaaatttattaaaatacaaaataattatatattaaaaatcaattaatcaatttttaatttttacaatAGGCAAGCATCAGTGTATTACcaacaaattttcaaactacaacaaatgaagatttttttttacaattagcTAACATAATTAATAATACTATATTGAGTAAACATGGAGAACATGAAAGCACGTTTCATCGAATAAGACTGTTATTTAATAACTACAATAGAGTTATCAATTAATCcattaataaaaaattcaaattgttacaatatacaacaacaaaCATAAACTCAGTAAAATTCGGAGAAGATAAAATATATGCATAAATAGTAAATCATTGAGATTACAACAGAATcctaacttaattataaaagattctaaatcattataaaattgttaaatcaataattaattatcgcCCCCTCACCCCACACACACAAAACTCATGCAGCCATAATTAGGATCCTAAACTTCCATAAAATTCTCTTTTCATCCCAATCTTCTCCCAAGAAAccccacccaccccacccccttTAACCCCTCCTCataatttttccaatttttttccttatttaacATCGTTGCTTATCTACTTTTTTTCAAGAAGAGTCTTGATTTGCTCAAAACTTTTTCTCTTATATCATCCCTTTTTCTTCACGTATCTTCTACAACTAAAAGAAAGAAcccatttttttctcattttccatAAAAATTGGTTCTTGAAAGgataaagattgaatcttttttgtgttttatgaAATGGGTGTTCAGtgtcaagaaaatattttggttACTGGAGGAGCTGGTTTCATTGGAACACACACTGTGGTGCAGTTACTGAATGAAGGATTCAAAGTTACCATCATTGATAACTTTCATAATTCTGTGGAAGAAGCTGTTGATAGAGTCAGAGAATTAGTTGGTCCTCAACTTTCACAGAATCTTGAATTCCATTTGGTATGATCTTTTTTTCAATCTTTGATTTTGATCAAAGCCAACAAACACCCTTTTTCTAAAACCACAAAATGGGGgcaaaaatgtgaaaaaatgaGCTTGATATGTTCAATTTTAGCTCAATTTACATTTTGTAGTCATTGAATGTTTAAGGCTCCATCATTAgctttttgtgtgtgtgtgtgtttttcaTTGCTACCCTGTATCATGTTGttatcattttcttaaaaaagtaatctttattttattttataggaaTCTTGATAGCTCTGTGATTGTACAACTAGGTCTTTTTAATCCTAGTTTTGGTTTGTGCAATGAATGCTGATAAATTCACAATACTAGAATTGTGTTTTTTCACCTTATTTGGGATTTTACCTTTGTTGCTTCTTGGTGGCAGGGTGATATTAGAAACAAAGATGACTTGGAGAAGCTATTTTCTAAGAAAGAGTATGaaaattttcttgttttcaaATTATCTCCAGCTGTTATTATTTCCTTTGAATGCATTTCTATGGTGTGTCTTGATATTCATTGTTTTgtaatatatattgaaaaagGTTTGCTGCTGTGGTCCATTTTGCTGGACTTAAGGCTGTTGGAGAGAGTGTTGTTCAGCCCTTTCTTTACTTTGAGAACAATCTGATTGGATCAATAACTTTGTATTCAGTCATGGCCAAGTATAATTGTAAGAAGGTACGTCTTTCGATATAATTTTGGTTTCATATAGTGAAATATGCTATGCATTCAAGGCAAGTTGGAATCTGTTATGTTGATGATTGTTGCTACCCTGTACTTATAGTTTTGGTAGAGTTTGAAGGAAAACAGTAAATATGAGCTTCTTTCAAGAACTCATTTAGCCTCAAGAACATGGGGCGTAGCTAGGGGGCGAAAGGGGGTTCAATTGCTCAGGATGTGGCATATTTGGAATTCGTAGGAGGGTATTGAGTCAGTTCGTCAGGTTGATAACTTTTTAATGTGAATGTTAAATTGCAGTTGGTTTTTTCATCATCTGCGACAGTTTATGGTCAGCCTGAAAAGGTTCCCTGTGTGGAGGATTTTgaattgaaggctatgaatccTTATGGTCGAACAAAGGTTTGTATTGTTAATAATTGTATCTTAATTTTGTAGTGATTAAAGATTGATCATTTGATTCTATCTCATTCTGTAAAGTATGTAACTAAACCTGTGTTTCGTTCTATTTAATTAGCTATTTCTTGAAGATATTGCTCTGGATATCCAGAAGGCAGATCAAGAATGGAATATCATACTGTTGAGGTATTTCAACCCAGTAGGAGCTCATGAAAGTGGCAAACTCGGGGAAGATCCAAAGGGCATTCCCAACAATCTTATGCCTTACATTCAGCAAGTCGCTGTTGGTAGATTGCCAGAGTTGAATGTATATGGCAACGACTACCCTACACCTGATGGTACCGCGGTAGGTTATGTTTGGCTGATTCTTTGTGACTGTATCTTCTTTGTACGAGGAGAAAAAAGATATTGAACGACTCAACATAACCATCTGACTAGAGTTCATACGAAAGAAACAGAAAATGAAGTGTGAGCAAAACTTACCAGCTGGAACAACTTATTGAACTACTTACAATGAAGAGAAAAGACAGAAATATAGTAGAATATCCAAATATATTCATGGCATGAATCACCTTTAACATATTTTGTTTCTGTACTTAActaataaatgatttttaatctaTTTCTCACTAGATACGAGATTATATCCATGTTATGGATTTAGCGGACGGTCATGTTGTTGCACTTCAGAGACTTCTAAGGCAGAATCATATAGGTAAGTAATCCTTTTCAAAGCAAAGTTTAGATCTGAATTCTTTTTACATTTGTTCGAGCTAATGATACCCTTTTGAATGATTTTGACATTTCATATTTTGCTGTTGAAGGTAACATCTTGTGACATTTGTTCTTCTCCTTGATGGTTTGCATTAGGTTGTGTTGCCTACAATTTGGGTACTGGAAAAGGCAAATCTGTCCTAGAGATGGTTGCTGCCTTTGAAAGAGCGTCTGGAAAGGTCTCTTAACGAAACACGCTAACATGCTAAACCATACCTTGGAGAATGTGAATTATTTGAACAAAGCAACAAGCTCATCATATGTtgtactaatattttttttttgttccagAAAATCCCGCTTAAAATGTGTCCAAGAAGACCAGGAGATGCCACTGCTGTTTATGCATCTACTGAAAAAGCTGAGAAGGAGCTCGGTTGGAAGTAAGTAGTAAATGGTTATTTTTCTATCCTTAGATCAACTAATGCTTGCGCCGAGCAGCCTCACCTCCCCCTGTTAAGGCTAATCTTCTTGCATAACTCTTTCATTTCAGGGCAAAATATGGTATAAATGAGATGTGCAGGGACCAGTGGAAATGGGCAAGCCAAAATCCCTGGGGTTACCAATCAAAGCCTTGATgtgttaaaataataatacaagtaGCACTTGGAGGACAAAACTGTAGTCAACATCCTAGTACTTTACGTTTTATGCAAACATAGATGTATCCAAGGACAAAAGTGTTCATCAATAATAGTTGTTGATGGTTATGTACTACTAAATCCTGTTGTTGTTTTCCCTTAATGGTTTTATGGGAACTTGAATGTTCCTCCTATTATGATCCCTTCAACCAAATTTCTTTACTGACTgtaattcattcaaaaagagTAAATGATCTAAGTCTATTATGCTATTGAAGGTGTGCAATTCTATACTTCATTGTTGATGAAGTTATGGTTTATAATTGACTCAAACATATCTTTTGGCTCATAATAGTTGACTTTTTTCACCTACTTACATTTAATTTAGTAGTGGTTAACCAACTATTCTGTCCTTTGGACAAGACTTAATACCAGCTAGTTAGTTATCTCTGTGTAAAATATGCAAATTTGCTGCAAAAGAATCCCAGACTTGGTTCTTTCCTGCTATTGGTCAAATTGTTCTTTTGAGTAAAATCATTTGCTAACAGTTGGAAAAAGGAGAGAACTATGAAAGAAGAAGGTAATGTGATGGTGATTGCTCAGAGAATGATACCTGgtgcttctccttctccttcatTAACTCCACACTCAACAGCTACACAACCACCTTTGCCAACACCATCACCATATTCGTTCTCAGTGGCATCGACAAGGTTGAGATCAAGGCCTTCTATATATGCATATGATCTTGCCTTAAGATCACTGGCACTCTTGTTCTCCTTCATCTCTGCTCTTTCACTAGCTGTACCATCACCAACAAGGACAAAACAAGGAACGATTTCCAAATTCTATGATAACTCACAATTGACGTAAGAATCAACACCAagcttattttttttgttgtctccAAGAACCCTTGCAAGGACTTCTGATAGTATAGGATTTTAGGATTTAAACTAAGACAACATTCAGTCCTATGGTTTTGAGAGCTGTTTTTACACTACTGCAGGTACTGCTTCACAGTAAGTATACTAGTTTTTATCTACTCAGCCTTTCAACTCTTCAAGAGAGTTTGTGACATCGCTTATAGAGGTGTCTTGATCTCCGATATGACCTCTGACTATCTCAGTTTCATACTCGATCAGGTATTTACTAACTTCAATTAGCTAGAGATTACTTCCGAGTCCAAAACCTTAAGGAAGCTGGCTCACTGTCTCACATGTAACTACGAccataaaatgataaaatggTTGCATCCCTACCTTTAGTTAAAACTAGTAGCAAGATAAATCTTTCAAAACAACGAATTCTCATAAGCAGAATGTTTTACAGTTGACAGGTTACCTTCTCGTGTCCTCTTCTTCAGTAACTATACCAGTCATTCAACAGATGGATAGCCAAACCCCTCTCTGGAAGGCAGCTATTCTTGCTGTTTGCATGTCATTTACTGCTTTCATGGTCCTTGCGGTGTCTGCACTCTTATCAGGCTACAAGCTGTGCAAAAGGATCATATGGTGATGAACTGTGAATCGAACGTGCAGCCTTCAACTCCAGGATTGACAAAGCAACCGTAGTGTAAAATGGGACATgatttattctctcctttttgTTTCCGTCAAGAAGTTTTGATCTGCTTGAAGCATCACAAGTAGCAATTGGGTGGCATATACCAAATATCCTCTACTACACTAATGGTCTGGTAGAAGTTGATAACAACAAGAAGAGGGTTTCAGAAGTTTATagcaaagaagagaaaaaaatttggtagAAAATATGCATATGCACTATTAATTGTAGTGCCACCGTCATGGTGAATGAACAGTATAAGTAGTATCAAACTAGTTTGTACTTCCTTGCTTCAAAGTAACAAAAACTTACAATTCTCTTTCTACAGAAAATGTTATACTGCTTCCACTTATGCCATGAAGATAATAATTGAACAGGAGTATTCCCTTCTCTGCGTCgtgaataaaattataaatactatAAGACGCTAGCGATTCCATATAACCAAAATACTCAACCTTCCTTGATGAACAAAGAAGTAGGTTCAGTTAAAAACCTACAGTTGTCTCCTATTCAGCATTAGAACATCAATTCACATAGTACTTTACAACTAAAGACAAATCTTGAATAACATTTGTCTCAGATGGCTTACATATATGATTCCAAATAAGTAGAAGCTGAAGCAACTCGTTCACCATACCATCAGATATTCTTTAGAAGGCAAAATCTCATCTGAATTCGCATGTTAATGGCTAGCAACAACATTTCAGCTCTCACCATTAGTAAACAAATTTCAGTTGTCTTTGGTGATTTGTCTTGTAAAAATTTGACAGAAGCAAGTGCTATGCAGTTTAATCTTCTATAATGACAAGATTTCCCTCAGAAAATTCACAAGCCTGGATGGAGAGGGAAAGCTGTTTCTGTAGCTTTTTTACCACAAAGACTTCTGACTCTTCACATATGGTTACTACCGTGCCCTTGCGGCCAAGTCTGCCGGTACGGCCAGCTCGA
Proteins encoded in this window:
- the LOC125851330 gene encoding bifunctional UDP-glucose 4-epimerase and UDP-xylose 4-epimerase 1-like translates to MGVQCQENILVTGGAGFIGTHTVVQLLNEGFKVTIIDNFHNSVEEAVDRVRELVGPQLSQNLEFHLGDIRNKDDLEKLFSKKEFAAVVHFAGLKAVGESVVQPFLYFENNLIGSITLYSVMAKYNCKKLVFSSSATVYGQPEKVPCVEDFELKAMNPYGRTKLFLEDIALDIQKADQEWNIILLRYFNPVGAHESGKLGEDPKGIPNNLMPYIQQVAVGRLPELNVYGNDYPTPDGTAIRDYIHVMDLADGHVVALQRLLRQNHIGCVAYNLGTGKGKSVLEMVAAFERASGKKIPLKMCPRRPGDATAVYASTEKAEKELGWKAKYGINEMCRDQWKWASQNPWGYQSKP
- the LOC125851331 gene encoding CASP-like protein 4A4 — its product is MKEEGNVMVIAQRMIPGASPSPSLTPHSTATQPPLPTPSPYSFSVASTRLRSRPSIYAYDLALRSLALLFSFISALSLAVPSPTRTKQGTISKFYDNSQLTYCFTVSILVFIYSAFQLFKRVCDIAYRGVLISDMTSDYLSFILDQLTGYLLVSSSSVTIPVIQQMDSQTPLWKAAILAVCMSFTAFMVLAVSALLSGYKLCKRIIW